In Plasmodium falciparum 3D7 genome assembly, chromosome: 13, the following are encoded in one genomic region:
- a CDS encoding leucine-rich repeat protein: MKNILNNDEVKNIIEKNEGYYSIIELNDVLYLNNKLYTKIECLQNLHNLKTLYLNNNALEKIEGLECCINLIALYLNCNQIKRIENLNNLIRLRILNLEDNNIFVIENLECLDCLEDLNLSNNCLGSKGSPNTSILHKNKKIYILNLSNNQINEDILDNLLMLENLSILYLMNNPILLKYNNYRKLFIYKLKSLTFLDYKPIKTDERRCVEAFFEGGPLKEQEVMQKIERQKKLQHRNSIECIISITKIILKKYMK; encoded by the exons atgaagaatattttaaataatgatgaagttaaaaatattattgaaaaaaatgaaggatATTATTCCATCATTGAATTAAATGACGTTCtttatttgaataataaattatataccaAAATAGAATGTCTTCAGAATCTACataatttaaaaacattatatCTAAACAATAACg CTTTAGAAAAAATAGAGGGCCTTGAATGTTGTATAAATCTTATTGCCCT ATATCTCAACTGCAAtcaaattaaaagaattgaAAACTTGAATAACTTGATAAGATTGAGAATATTAAATTTGgaggataataatatatttgttatagaAAATTTAG AATGTTTGGACTGCTTAGAAGATTTAAATTTAAGCAATAATTGCTTAGGTAGTAAAGGATCTCCAAATACTTCcatattacataaaaataaaaaaatatatattttaaacttAAGCAATAATCAAATAAATGAGGACATTTTAGATAATTTGTTAATGTTAGAGAATCTGTctattttgtatttaatgAACAACCCAAtc ttgttgaaatataataattacagaaaattatttatttataaattgaaAAGTTTAACCTTTCTTGATTATAAACCAATTAAAACGGATGAGAGAAg ATGTGTTGAAGCCTTTTTTGAAGGTGGACCCTTAAAAGAACAAGAAGTGATGCAAAAAATAgaaagacaaaaaaaattacaacaCAGGAATTCAATTGAATGTATTATCTCAATAACAaagataattttaaaaaaatatatgaaatga